In a genomic window of bacterium:
- a CDS encoding response regulator transcription factor — MAGVKVLVIDDDQSIVDLLSAYLTREGLQVEVARDGAAGLARARQFQPDVVVLDIGLPGLDGLEVLRRLRTESSAYVVMLTAKAEETDKVVGLSLGADDYVTKPFSPRELTARIRAILRRERGPEQSRVLAFRTLRIDPARREVWKDEVRLELTTREFDLLYALASYPGHVLSREQLIARVWGADYFGDDRVVDAHIKDLRRKLADDRGRPRLIETVRGIGYKFRDAPA; from the coding sequence ACGACGACCAGAGCATCGTGGATCTGCTGAGCGCCTACCTCACACGGGAAGGCTTGCAGGTCGAGGTGGCGAGAGACGGGGCCGCGGGGCTGGCCAGAGCGCGCCAGTTCCAGCCGGACGTGGTCGTCCTCGACATCGGACTCCCCGGCCTCGACGGCCTGGAAGTCCTCCGCCGCCTGCGCACCGAATCGTCCGCCTACGTCGTGATGCTTACGGCCAAAGCGGAGGAGACGGACAAGGTCGTGGGGCTGTCCCTCGGCGCGGACGACTACGTCACGAAGCCGTTCAGTCCGCGCGAGTTGACCGCCCGTATCCGCGCCATCCTGAGGCGAGAGCGCGGCCCCGAGCAGTCGCGCGTGCTGGCGTTTCGGACGCTGCGCATCGATCCCGCGCGGCGCGAAGTCTGGAAGGACGAGGTCCGGCTCGAATTGACCACCCGGGAGTTCGATCTGCTCTACGCGCTGGCCTCGTATCCCGGGCACGTGCTGAGCCGCGAGCAGCTCATCGCACGCGTGTGGGGCGCCGACTACTTCGGCGATGACCGCGTTGTGGACGCGCACATCAAGGACCTCCGCCGCAAGCTCGCCGACGATCGCGGCCGTCCACGTCTAATCGAGACGGTGCGCGGGATCGGGTACAAGTTC